The following proteins are co-located in the Billgrantia tianxiuensis genome:
- a CDS encoding carcinine hydrolase/isopenicillin-N N-acyltransferase family protein, producing MGLEVQPGEPGRIAPRDGIVTHTNHFYADNTPCPVQDFPRIDSHPRLCRLDALLHDELAPDARLDEASLFDILSDHQGAPLSICRHFNPDQPAEERMETLFSVVMNLSERRLTLRHGKPCESDDSLSVTLS from the coding sequence GTGGGCCTCGAGGTCCAACCCGGTGAGCCCGGACGCATCGCACCGCGCGACGGTATCGTCACCCACACCAACCATTTCTATGCGGATAACACCCCCTGCCCGGTGCAGGACTTCCCACGCATCGACTCCCACCCACGCCTGTGTCGGCTCGATGCGCTGCTGCATGACGAGCTGGCCCCGGATGCGCGCCTCGATGAGGCCAGCCTGTTCGACATCCTCAGCGACCATCAGGGGGCGCCGCTGTCGATCTGCCGCCACTTCAACCCGGACCAGCCCGCCGAGGAGCGCATGGAGACCCTGTTCTCGGTGGTGATGAACCTGAGCGAACGACGCCTGACCCTGCGCCACGGCAAGCCCTGTGAAAGCGATGACAGCCTGAGCGTCACCTTGAGCTGA
- a CDS encoding DUF6746 family protein encodes MKKLLLPALLCGLMIAATTQASSPTTSHFKGEPAETLSQAVVNFSEYNQRLAELLAQDELSLTDLGTVHELTYTLENALEKIQEEVATMAETLEEVHLGSETGDFERVQSNGTAYLEAAQTLVN; translated from the coding sequence ATGAAGAAACTGCTGCTTCCCGCCCTGCTGTGCGGACTGATGATCGCTGCCACCACCCAGGCCAGCTCCCCCACCACCTCCCACTTCAAGGGCGAGCCCGCCGAGACCCTGAGCCAGGCCGTGGTCAACTTCTCCGAGTACAATCAGCGCCTGGCCGAGCTGCTCGCCCAGGACGAGCTGAGCCTCACCGACCTCGGCACCGTGCACGAGCTGACCTACACCCTGGAGAACGCACTGGAGAAGATTCAGGAAGAAGTCGCCACCATGGCCGAAACCTTGGAAGAAGTGCACCTGGGCTCTGAGACGGGAGACTTCGAACGCGTGCAGAGCAACGGCACCGCCTACCTGGAAGCCGCCCAGACGCTGGTGAACTGA
- a CDS encoding dienelactone hydrolase family protein produces the protein MRSASLPLALLTALGLTAHAHAFSPAGNDIVYEVGDEAFEGYFSPAGEEARGTVLIVHDWDGVDDYERQRADMLAEQGFDAFAIDLFGQGNRPEAIEARQEATRALYSNRERMRELTLAGLAEAREQGAADSVVIMGYCFGGAVALEIARSGEADNIAGYTSFHGGLATPEGQEWPEEVPPLLIAHGGADTSVTMEDVSGLVEELEAIEATYTVEIYSGAPHGFTEFDSDRYQERADEKSWAAFLAFLEEVL, from the coding sequence ATGCGCTCTGCCTCTCTCCCCCTTGCGCTGTTGACCGCGCTCGGTCTCACCGCCCATGCCCACGCCTTCTCACCCGCCGGTAACGACATCGTCTACGAAGTCGGCGACGAAGCCTTCGAGGGCTACTTCAGCCCGGCCGGAGAAGAAGCGCGCGGCACGGTGCTGATCGTGCACGACTGGGACGGCGTGGATGACTACGAGCGCCAGCGCGCCGATATGCTGGCCGAGCAGGGCTTCGATGCCTTCGCTATCGACCTGTTCGGCCAGGGCAACCGCCCCGAAGCCATCGAGGCCCGCCAGGAGGCCACCCGGGCGCTCTACTCCAACCGCGAACGCATGCGTGAGCTGACCCTGGCCGGGCTGGCCGAGGCTCGCGAACAGGGCGCCGCCGACAGCGTGGTGATCATGGGCTATTGCTTCGGCGGCGCCGTGGCGCTGGAGATCGCCCGATCCGGCGAAGCCGATAACATAGCCGGCTACACCAGCTTCCACGGCGGCCTCGCCACGCCGGAGGGCCAGGAGTGGCCCGAAGAAGTGCCGCCGCTGCTGATCGCCCATGGCGGCGCCGACACCAGCGTGACCATGGAAGACGTCAGCGGCCTGGTGGAGGAACTCGAAGCCATCGAGGCAACCTACACGGTGGAGATCTACTCGGGCGCCCCGCACGGCTTCACGGAGTTCGACAGCGACCGCTATCAGGAGCGCGCCGACGAAAAATCCTGGGCCGCCTTCCTGGCCTTCCTCGAGGAGGTGCTATGA